The sequence TTGGCAATCGAAAATTGATGGACGCGAAGGATATCCTGATTGACTCAGAAATGGAAGCGTACGCAACTGCGCGTGAAAAAGAGGGAAATACAGCTATCTTCGCAAGCATCAACGGCAAAATCTCAGGCATTCTGTCAATCGCTGATCAGATTCGTCCGGAAGCAAAAAAAGCTCTTCGAGAACTTCGGGCAAGTGGCGTCAGACAGATCATTATGCTGACAGGCGACAACCGGCACACCGCTGAACTTGTCGGCGCACAATTAGGGTTAGATCAAGTCTATGCGGAACTCTTACCGGAAGAGAAAGTTGCGATGATTAAACAACTAAAAGCTGCAGGACACCGTGTCGCAATGGCAGGCGACGGCATTAATGATGCACCCGCAATTGCCACTGCAGATATCGGCTTAGCGATGGGTGAAGGCGGTACGGATATTTCGATGGAAACAGCTGATATCGTTCTGATGGCAGATCGACTCGATCAATTCTCACATGCCTACTCATTAGCGAAAGCAACAGTGCGTAATATGAAACAAAACACATTTTTCGCTGTCGGCACAGTCGCATTATTATTGACAGGCGTGCTGCTCGGTAAAGTGTTTCTCGCCTCTGGCATGCTCATCCATGAGCTAAGCGTCTTACTCGTTATTTTGAACGCTATCCGGTTAATCCGCTATACTAAGAGAAAGTCGTTCAATCAACGCAAGATCAAATTCGATCTACAAGCGCAATAGGAGTGAGGAAGATGACTACAGAACACTGCGGACATGGCGATGAGAATAAGGAGATGCAGAAACTTTGCATCTCAATCGTTCCAATCTTCAACCATTTAACGATTTCTGAGATGAATGAAATCGTTAAGCAAACACATTCTGCAAGCCATGCACGAGGTCATACAATTTACCGTGCAGGTGACCCGTCTGATGGTTTGTATATTGTCCATAAAGGACGGGTAAAAATTTATCGTTTATCCGAAAATGGGAAAGAACAATTGGTGCGTATTTTGGAACCTGGTGATTTCACAGGGGAACTTTCGTTGTTCAATGAGTCTGTGCATGATGCTTATGCTGAAACGATGCAGTCAACAGAGCTATGCGTTATGAACCGGGTAGATTTCCAGTCCTTTTTATTGAAATATCCGGCAATCGGATTGAAAGTGATGGGCGAATTTGCGAACCGTTTAGCAGATTCAGAAAAACAGACTGCACGAATCGCGCTTGAAACAACGGAAACGAGAATCGCCATGTACTTAGCTGATCTATCGGAAGAAGGAAATTCAGACGATATCAAATTGCCAATGACACGAAAAGACTTGGCATCGCATATTGGAACTTCTCCTGAAACAATCAGCCGGAAACTTGCGGAATTCGAAGAGTCGGGATGGATCCGACAAATTGGTCAGCGAGATATTAAGATTTTGGATTTGGATGCACTATTATTAATTTAATCAGGATAAATAGCACTTTCTAATTCCATTTTCAGGATTATCGACTTGTCAGCGTTCATGCAATGGGTGTATAATAACTCGATGAAATCAATGCACAGAGCGAAAGCGAGTGAGTGGAAATGGGTCGTAAATGGAATAATATTAAAGAGAAAAAGGCTTCGAAGGATGCGAATACAAGTGCGATATACGCAAAATTCGGTCGTGAATTATATGTAGTGGCAAAACAAGGTGACCCTGATCCTGAATTGAATCAGGCATTACGAATGGTAATTGAACGCGCGAAAACGTACAACGTACCAAGAGCCATCATTGACCGTGCGATTGAAAAGGCAAAAGGCGGCGGCGAAGAGAACTATGACGAGCTACGGTACGAAGGATTTGGTCCGAACGGTTCGATGGTTATCGTCGATGCATTGACAAACAATGTTAATCGTACCGCTTCTGAAGTTCGTGCAGCATTCGGTAAAAACGGTGGAAACATGGGTGTGAGTGGTTCCGTTGCTTACATGTTTGACGCTACGGCTGTATTCGGCTTTTCAGGAAAAACCGCTGATGAAGTGTTGGAGCTCATGATGGAAGAAGAGATTGAGGTTCGTGATATTCTTGAAGAAGATGAGACAGTGATTGTTTATGCAGAACCTGATCAATTCCACGCTGTGCAAGAAGCATTGGCAAGTGCAGGTATAACGGAATTTTCCGTTGCTGAATTGACGATGCTTGCACAGAACGAAATCGAATTGGATGCTGACGCACAAGCACAATTTGAAAAGATGATTGTCGCGTTAGATGATCTCGAAGACGTCCAGCAAGTTCATCATAATGTGGAGTTAGGAGAATAAATTCCTTTTCACAAAAATAAGACCGCCTATTCACTTGCGAATAGGTGGTCTTATTTTCTGTTTGATATAATTGTACATACAAAAAAGACCCTACAAGTAGGGTCTTTTTTAGTTGACAATTAAGCTTTTTGAACGTTTGTAGCTTGTAGGCCACGTTGTCCTTGCTCAATGTCAAAAGTTACGCTTTGACCTTCGTCTAAAGATTTGAAGCCATCGCTCTGGATTGCTGAGAAGTGTACGAATACGTCTTCCCCTTCTTGACGTTCGATGAAGCCAAAACCTTTTTCTGCGTTAAACCATTTTACTGTACCTTGTTCCATGTTTGTTTCCTCCTAGTGTGTCTATCCACACAATGTTACTATCCTTGCTCAAATACCTTAGATGAAGATCAAAAAAATTCTTAATCTGAAAGAACAAAAATAACTCTTACTTAGAATAACACCTATTTATTGAAATTGCAACCGAAATGATTCTTTTATTTAAATTTATTGTCAACATCTAAAATCATTGCTTGGCAAAGTTGGATTATCGCTGTCTATTCTTCAAACTCTTTCTTTGATGTCTCGGCATTCAAGCCGTAAAAGTCCATATAGATCTTTTCCAGATTAGCATCGCTTTGTTGGACACGTACGATCTTCGAGCCTTTCTTTAGTAACCACTCCAAATACATCTCTACCGCGTGTGTAGACGCTGTCAGTAAACCATTTTCGGTTTCGTTGAAAGGCAATGTGCTGTTCGACATGATTTGATTCAATGTACATCCTTCTGGAAGTATTACTTCAATCTCATACGGCATGTTGCCATCCAGCTCAATAGTTGCCTTGAATAGTTTTCCTTCTTTAATAAACCAAATCGTTTTAGTCAGGTCTTCCAATATATCTAGATTGTGGGTTGAGACAAGTATGCTGATCCCCTCCGCACTTAATGTACGAATCAATTGCTTCAATTCAATTGTACTCGTTGGATCCAAGCCATTAAACGGTTCATCCATTAAAATGACAAGTGGCTTTGTCAGGATGCAAAGAGCCGTCAACAAATGTTGCCGCATACCATAGGAATATGATTTGACGGGTTGGTTCACATAAGAACGGATTCCTATCTTATCGACCACTTCATCAATATCCTGTTGCTCAAGTCCATAAATATTCGCTATAAATGCTAAATGGTCATGTCCTGTCAGTTGCATATATAAGTAATTGTCGCTCGGTAAGAAAGAAACATATTTAAAAAAGTCGGGATTTTGATTTGAAACGCCCTGCACCGTTACAGAACCTTGTTCCACCTCTTCCAAAGCTAGCATGGAACGCATAAGCGTAGACTTTCCAGCACCGTTTGGGCCAACGAGACCAATTACTTCCCCTTTTGGGATTTCAAATGAAATTCCTTGCAGCACTTTACGTTTCCCGTATTTCTTCGTTAGTTGATTGACTGTCAATACCGACATTACGACACCTTCTTTCTCACTTGTATAAGGCCCGCGAGGAATAGTATGAATCCACTGGCTAGCAAAACAAGAGAACCGTTCATGACGTTTACATAGTTTGAACTTGTGACAATCGACTTCCAACCATCAACGACATTCCATGTATCCAAATATAAGAATGGATTCAAATAGCTAAATGGCATTTCGGGAAATTGGTTTGCAATTAAGTACCCCATAATCGTTACAATAATGACTGCAATGATTGTCATGTACTGATTCTTCATCCATCTGCCAACAAAACTGAAAACGCCATTTAAGAAAAACAGTTGTGCCCCAACGAGCAGCAAAGCTTTCAAGATCATGGAACCTAGACTTTCAAAGAAAAAGTAGGCGTCATTCATGTAGGCATAAAACATTCCATCGCTTTCGATATCTTCTGCCATTTCACCATCTGACGGAAGGGTCAATGAAA is a genomic window of Sporosarcina oncorhynchi containing:
- a CDS encoding ABC transporter ATP-binding protein; the protein is MSVLTVNQLTKKYGKRKVLQGISFEIPKGEVIGLVGPNGAGKSTLMRSMLALEEVEQGSVTVQGVSNQNPDFFKYVSFLPSDNYLYMQLTGHDHLAFIANIYGLEQQDIDEVVDKIGIRSYVNQPVKSYSYGMRQHLLTALCILTKPLVILMDEPFNGLDPTSTIELKQLIRTLSAEGISILVSTHNLDILEDLTKTIWFIKEGKLFKATIELDGNMPYEIEVILPEGCTLNQIMSNSTLPFNETENGLLTASTHAVEMYLEWLLKKGSKIVRVQQSDANLEKIYMDFYGLNAETSKKEFEE
- a CDS encoding cold-shock protein, translating into MEQGTVKWFNAEKGFGFIERQEGEDVFVHFSAIQSDGFKSLDEGQSVTFDIEQGQRGLQATNVQKA
- a CDS encoding Crp/Fnr family transcriptional regulator; this translates as MTTEHCGHGDENKEMQKLCISIVPIFNHLTISEMNEIVKQTHSASHARGHTIYRAGDPSDGLYIVHKGRVKIYRLSENGKEQLVRILEPGDFTGELSLFNESVHDAYAETMQSTELCVMNRVDFQSFLLKYPAIGLKVMGEFANRLADSEKQTARIALETTETRIAMYLADLSEEGNSDDIKLPMTRKDLASHIGTSPETISRKLAEFEESGWIRQIGQRDIKILDLDALLLI
- a CDS encoding YebC/PmpR family DNA-binding transcriptional regulator: MGRKWNNIKEKKASKDANTSAIYAKFGRELYVVAKQGDPDPELNQALRMVIERAKTYNVPRAIIDRAIEKAKGGGEENYDELRYEGFGPNGSMVIVDALTNNVNRTASEVRAAFGKNGGNMGVSGSVAYMFDATAVFGFSGKTADEVLELMMEEEIEVRDILEEDETVIVYAEPDQFHAVQEALASAGITEFSVAELTMLAQNEIELDADAQAQFEKMIVALDDLEDVQQVHHNVELGE